Proteins from a genomic interval of Maylandia zebra isolate NMK-2024a linkage group LG15, Mzebra_GT3a, whole genome shotgun sequence:
- the ccdc25 gene encoding coiled-coil domain-containing protein 25, with translation MVFYFTSAVVGPSFTIYMGKDKYENEDLIKYGWPEDIWFHVDKLSSAHVYLRMPKGQTIDDIPPEVLIDCAQLVKNNSIQGCKMNNINVVYTAWANLKKTGDMDVGQIGFYRQKEVKIVAVEKKINEIINRLEKTKVERFPDLAAEKESRDREERNEKKAQLQEQKRREKEEQKRKKEQEELRNYSSLMRTENMKTNEDGNDSDDFM, from the exons ATGGTGTTTTACTTCACAAGCGCCG TGGTGGGCCCTTCCTTCACGATCTACATGGGAAAAGACAAATATGAAA ATGAGGATCTTATCAAGTATGGATGGCCCGAAGATATCTG GTTTCACGTGGACAAACTGTCCTCAGCTCATGTATATCTGAGAATGCCAAAG GGTCAAACCATTGATGATATCCCACCAGAGGTGCTGATAGACTGCGCACAACTGGTgaaaaacaacagcatccaaG GCTGTAAGATGAACAACATCAATGTGGTTTacacagcgtgggccaacctGAAGAAAACAGGAGACATGGATGTTGGACAGATCGGCTTTTATCGACAGAAAGAG GTAAAGATCGTGGCAGTGGAGAAGAAGATCAATGAGATAATAAACCGTCTGGAGAAAACAAAAGTGGAACGGTTCCCTGATCTGGCAGCAGAGAAGGAATCGAGAGATCGGGAGGAGAGGAACGAGAAGAAAGCTCAGCTGCAGGAGcagaagaggagagagaaggaggagcagaaaaggaaaaaagagcaGGAGGAGCTCAG GAACTACTCGTCACTGATGAGGACTGAAAACATGAAGACTAATGAG GACGGCAATGATTCAGATGACTTCATGTGA
- the esco2 gene encoding N-acetyltransferase ESCO2 isoform X1: MMPTTTRKRKQSSLDSDRHPAKKGVRRELSPVKRRSPRTPQQSPTRKKPAGRLDTSPQKSHRRPAGSPARSPQKSPFKPSLVTSSFYGKKNPVYLTPLERKALKDSLPCPAAPPSPTVTQKPEKKTTKNIKGGSKPRKVAGSSKGGKMGTKSYSTSIKRIKLSQPKPSSSSVAKPTHPPTVAPSNNPTESKKAITITFSNLKPKPKIFVGAAFFGTGKKPTSMYKKTAPKSSTRPSAAVLPQTKGKESKQSQGALAENQQQKEPEKTAVKPLRTYENKPSTKQRMKFDPTDWMDSVNEEPATPQPSSSSKIVLDKHRITHELMVTLLRSPTQHSSTSPASSSTSQDTPTTEGGSEPAFELSYISPTSTNSSSPKEPAAVYPIFGSASKRSKSAALRPPVSCSTPSGPTASLQTPASAVKERSIRRKKEKQDDDQLIIDAGQKQFGATTCSSCGMVYSADNPDDNFQHTQFHQRFLDSIKFVGWKKERVVAEFWDGKILLVMPDDPKYAIKKAEDVRRVADNELGFQQVALSRPTQAKTYLFINTERLVVGCLVAEPIRQAYRVLEQPDRHKDMTKDDFMERHRAWCCSTVPEQALCGISRIWVFSLARRQGIATRMLDTVRSTFMYGSPLTKEEIAFSDPTPDGKLFATKYCNTPTFLVYNFVA; this comes from the exons ATGATGCCCACCACAACCAGAAAGAGAAAGCAGTCCTCCCTGGACTCTGATAG GCACCCAGCCAAGAAGGGGGTGAGGCGGGAGTTGTCACCTGTGAAGAGGAGGTCTCCAAGAACGCCCCAGCAGTCTCCTACCAGGAAGAAGCCAGCTGGCCGTCTGGACACCTCCCCACAGAAATCTCATCGCAGACCAGCAG gctCTCCAGCTAGATCACCCCAAAAATCTCCATTCAAACCTTCCTTGGTCACGAGCTCCTTCTATGGCAAAAAGAATCCAGTCTATCTCACTCCACTTGAGAGGAAAGCTCTGAAGGACTCTCTGCCTTGTCCAGCTGCTCCACCCTCTCCTACTGTGACCCAAAAGCCAGAAAAGAAGACAACAAAGAACATTAAGGGAGGCAGTAAGCCAAGAAAAGTAGCAGGATCTAGTAAAGGGGGGAAGATGGGTACCAAAAGCTACTCAACATCAATAAAGAGGATCAAGCTGTCCCAACCCAAACCCAGCAGCAG CAGTGTCGCTAAACCGACTCATCCTCCTACCGTTGCACCTAGCAACAATCCCACAGAGTCCAAGAAAGCAATCACCATCACATTCAGCAACCTGAAGCCTAAGCCGAAGATATTTGTTGGAGCTGCTTTCTTCGGTACAGGGAAGAAACCTACATCCATGTACAAGAAAACTGCGCCAAAGTCTTCAACCAGGCCGTCTGCAGCCGTCCTACCACAGACAAAGGGCAAAGAATCAAAGCAGTCTCAGGGTGCTCTGGCAGAAAACCAACAGCAGAAAGAACCTGAAAAG ACTGCCGTCAAGCCGCTGAGGACGTATGAGAACAAACCAAGCACAAAACAGAGAATGAAGTTTGATCCAACAGACTGGATGGACTCCGTTAATGAAGAGCCTGCAACTCCACAGCCATCAAG CTCCTCTAAAATTGTGCTGGATAAACACAGGATTACTCACGAGCTCATGGTTACGTTGTTGAGATCTCCAACACAACACAGCTCCACATCAccagcctcctcctccaccagtcAG GATACTCCTACAACAGAAGGTGGCTCTGAGCCAGCCTTTGAGCTGAGTTACATAAGCCCCACCAGCACTAACTCCAGCTCTCCCAAAG agCCCGCAGCAGTCTATCCCATATTTGGTTCTGCCTCTAAAAG GTCAAAGAGCGCAGCTCTGCGACCTCCTGTGTCCTGCAGCACCCCTTCTGGTCCGACAGCATCGCTGCAGACTCCAGCTTCAGCCGTTAAAGAGCGAAGCATTCGCAGGAAGAAAGAGAAGCAGGATGATGACCAGCTCATCATT GATGCTGGTCAGAAACAGTTTGGTGCAACGACCTGCAGCTCATGTGGGATGGTGTACAGCGCAGACAACCCAGACGACAATTTCCAGCACACCCAGTTCCACCAGCGCTTCCTCGACTCCATCAAATTTGTG GGCTGGAAGAAGGAACGGGTGGTGGCTGAGTTCTGGGATGGAAAAATCCTCCTGGTCATGCCAGATGATCCCAAGTATGCCATCAAAAAG GCTGAGGATGTGCGGCGTGTAGCGGACAATGAGCTGGGGTTCCAGCAGGTGGCTCTGAGCAGACCAACTCAGGCTAAAACCTACCTGTTCATCAACACAGAGCGACTGGTGGTAGGATGTCTCGTCGCTGAGCCCATACGACAG GCTTACAGAGTCCTTGAACAGCCAGATCGACACAAGGACATGACAAAGGACGACTTCATGGAGAGACACAGAGCCTGGTGTTGCTCCACTGTCCCAGAACAAGCTCTGTGTGGAATCAGTCGGATCTGGGTCTTCAGCCTGGCCAGGCGACAGGGCATTGCCACCCGCATGCTGGACACAGTGAG GAGTACGTTCATGTACGGCAGTCCCCTAACCAAGGAAGAAATCGCCTTCTCTGATCCGACACCTGACGGCAAACTGTTTGCCACCAAGTACTGCAACACACCAACCTTCCTTGTTTACAACTTTGTTGCATGA
- the esco2 gene encoding N-acetyltransferase ESCO2 isoform X2, which translates to MMPTTTRKRKQSSLDSDRHPAKKGVRRELSPVKRRSPRTPQQSPTRKKPAGRLDTSPQKSHRRPAGSPARSPQKSPFKPSLVTSSFYGKKNPVYLTPLERKALKDSLPCPAAPPSPTVTQKPEKKTTKNIKGGSKPRKVAGSSKGGKMGTKSYSTSIKRIKLSQPKPSSSVAKPTHPPTVAPSNNPTESKKAITITFSNLKPKPKIFVGAAFFGTGKKPTSMYKKTAPKSSTRPSAAVLPQTKGKESKQSQGALAENQQQKEPEKTAVKPLRTYENKPSTKQRMKFDPTDWMDSVNEEPATPQPSSSSKIVLDKHRITHELMVTLLRSPTQHSSTSPASSSTSQDTPTTEGGSEPAFELSYISPTSTNSSSPKEPAAVYPIFGSASKRSKSAALRPPVSCSTPSGPTASLQTPASAVKERSIRRKKEKQDDDQLIIDAGQKQFGATTCSSCGMVYSADNPDDNFQHTQFHQRFLDSIKFVGWKKERVVAEFWDGKILLVMPDDPKYAIKKAEDVRRVADNELGFQQVALSRPTQAKTYLFINTERLVVGCLVAEPIRQAYRVLEQPDRHKDMTKDDFMERHRAWCCSTVPEQALCGISRIWVFSLARRQGIATRMLDTVRSTFMYGSPLTKEEIAFSDPTPDGKLFATKYCNTPTFLVYNFVA; encoded by the exons ATGATGCCCACCACAACCAGAAAGAGAAAGCAGTCCTCCCTGGACTCTGATAG GCACCCAGCCAAGAAGGGGGTGAGGCGGGAGTTGTCACCTGTGAAGAGGAGGTCTCCAAGAACGCCCCAGCAGTCTCCTACCAGGAAGAAGCCAGCTGGCCGTCTGGACACCTCCCCACAGAAATCTCATCGCAGACCAGCAG gctCTCCAGCTAGATCACCCCAAAAATCTCCATTCAAACCTTCCTTGGTCACGAGCTCCTTCTATGGCAAAAAGAATCCAGTCTATCTCACTCCACTTGAGAGGAAAGCTCTGAAGGACTCTCTGCCTTGTCCAGCTGCTCCACCCTCTCCTACTGTGACCCAAAAGCCAGAAAAGAAGACAACAAAGAACATTAAGGGAGGCAGTAAGCCAAGAAAAGTAGCAGGATCTAGTAAAGGGGGGAAGATGGGTACCAAAAGCTACTCAACATCAATAAAGAGGATCAAGCTGTCCCAACCCAAACCCAGCAGCAG TGTCGCTAAACCGACTCATCCTCCTACCGTTGCACCTAGCAACAATCCCACAGAGTCCAAGAAAGCAATCACCATCACATTCAGCAACCTGAAGCCTAAGCCGAAGATATTTGTTGGAGCTGCTTTCTTCGGTACAGGGAAGAAACCTACATCCATGTACAAGAAAACTGCGCCAAAGTCTTCAACCAGGCCGTCTGCAGCCGTCCTACCACAGACAAAGGGCAAAGAATCAAAGCAGTCTCAGGGTGCTCTGGCAGAAAACCAACAGCAGAAAGAACCTGAAAAG ACTGCCGTCAAGCCGCTGAGGACGTATGAGAACAAACCAAGCACAAAACAGAGAATGAAGTTTGATCCAACAGACTGGATGGACTCCGTTAATGAAGAGCCTGCAACTCCACAGCCATCAAG CTCCTCTAAAATTGTGCTGGATAAACACAGGATTACTCACGAGCTCATGGTTACGTTGTTGAGATCTCCAACACAACACAGCTCCACATCAccagcctcctcctccaccagtcAG GATACTCCTACAACAGAAGGTGGCTCTGAGCCAGCCTTTGAGCTGAGTTACATAAGCCCCACCAGCACTAACTCCAGCTCTCCCAAAG agCCCGCAGCAGTCTATCCCATATTTGGTTCTGCCTCTAAAAG GTCAAAGAGCGCAGCTCTGCGACCTCCTGTGTCCTGCAGCACCCCTTCTGGTCCGACAGCATCGCTGCAGACTCCAGCTTCAGCCGTTAAAGAGCGAAGCATTCGCAGGAAGAAAGAGAAGCAGGATGATGACCAGCTCATCATT GATGCTGGTCAGAAACAGTTTGGTGCAACGACCTGCAGCTCATGTGGGATGGTGTACAGCGCAGACAACCCAGACGACAATTTCCAGCACACCCAGTTCCACCAGCGCTTCCTCGACTCCATCAAATTTGTG GGCTGGAAGAAGGAACGGGTGGTGGCTGAGTTCTGGGATGGAAAAATCCTCCTGGTCATGCCAGATGATCCCAAGTATGCCATCAAAAAG GCTGAGGATGTGCGGCGTGTAGCGGACAATGAGCTGGGGTTCCAGCAGGTGGCTCTGAGCAGACCAACTCAGGCTAAAACCTACCTGTTCATCAACACAGAGCGACTGGTGGTAGGATGTCTCGTCGCTGAGCCCATACGACAG GCTTACAGAGTCCTTGAACAGCCAGATCGACACAAGGACATGACAAAGGACGACTTCATGGAGAGACACAGAGCCTGGTGTTGCTCCACTGTCCCAGAACAAGCTCTGTGTGGAATCAGTCGGATCTGGGTCTTCAGCCTGGCCAGGCGACAGGGCATTGCCACCCGCATGCTGGACACAGTGAG GAGTACGTTCATGTACGGCAGTCCCCTAACCAAGGAAGAAATCGCCTTCTCTGATCCGACACCTGACGGCAAACTGTTTGCCACCAAGTACTGCAACACACCAACCTTCCTTGTTTACAACTTTGTTGCATGA
- the esco2 gene encoding N-acetyltransferase ESCO2 isoform X3: protein MMPTTTRKRKQSSLDSDRHPAKKGVRRELSPVKRRSPRTPQQSPTRKKPAGRLDTSPQKSHRRPAGSPARSPQKSPFKPSLVTSSFYGKKNPVYLTPLERKALKDSLPCPAAPPSPTVTQKPEKKTTKNIKGGSKPRKVAGSSKGGKMGTKSYSTSIKRIKLSQPKPSSSNNPTESKKAITITFSNLKPKPKIFVGAAFFGTGKKPTSMYKKTAPKSSTRPSAAVLPQTKGKESKQSQGALAENQQQKEPEKTAVKPLRTYENKPSTKQRMKFDPTDWMDSVNEEPATPQPSSSSKIVLDKHRITHELMVTLLRSPTQHSSTSPASSSTSQDTPTTEGGSEPAFELSYISPTSTNSSSPKEPAAVYPIFGSASKRSKSAALRPPVSCSTPSGPTASLQTPASAVKERSIRRKKEKQDDDQLIIDAGQKQFGATTCSSCGMVYSADNPDDNFQHTQFHQRFLDSIKFVGWKKERVVAEFWDGKILLVMPDDPKYAIKKAEDVRRVADNELGFQQVALSRPTQAKTYLFINTERLVVGCLVAEPIRQAYRVLEQPDRHKDMTKDDFMERHRAWCCSTVPEQALCGISRIWVFSLARRQGIATRMLDTVRSTFMYGSPLTKEEIAFSDPTPDGKLFATKYCNTPTFLVYNFVA, encoded by the exons ATGATGCCCACCACAACCAGAAAGAGAAAGCAGTCCTCCCTGGACTCTGATAG GCACCCAGCCAAGAAGGGGGTGAGGCGGGAGTTGTCACCTGTGAAGAGGAGGTCTCCAAGAACGCCCCAGCAGTCTCCTACCAGGAAGAAGCCAGCTGGCCGTCTGGACACCTCCCCACAGAAATCTCATCGCAGACCAGCAG gctCTCCAGCTAGATCACCCCAAAAATCTCCATTCAAACCTTCCTTGGTCACGAGCTCCTTCTATGGCAAAAAGAATCCAGTCTATCTCACTCCACTTGAGAGGAAAGCTCTGAAGGACTCTCTGCCTTGTCCAGCTGCTCCACCCTCTCCTACTGTGACCCAAAAGCCAGAAAAGAAGACAACAAAGAACATTAAGGGAGGCAGTAAGCCAAGAAAAGTAGCAGGATCTAGTAAAGGGGGGAAGATGGGTACCAAAAGCTACTCAACATCAATAAAGAGGATCAAGCTGTCCCAACCCAAACCCAGCAGCAG CAACAATCCCACAGAGTCCAAGAAAGCAATCACCATCACATTCAGCAACCTGAAGCCTAAGCCGAAGATATTTGTTGGAGCTGCTTTCTTCGGTACAGGGAAGAAACCTACATCCATGTACAAGAAAACTGCGCCAAAGTCTTCAACCAGGCCGTCTGCAGCCGTCCTACCACAGACAAAGGGCAAAGAATCAAAGCAGTCTCAGGGTGCTCTGGCAGAAAACCAACAGCAGAAAGAACCTGAAAAG ACTGCCGTCAAGCCGCTGAGGACGTATGAGAACAAACCAAGCACAAAACAGAGAATGAAGTTTGATCCAACAGACTGGATGGACTCCGTTAATGAAGAGCCTGCAACTCCACAGCCATCAAG CTCCTCTAAAATTGTGCTGGATAAACACAGGATTACTCACGAGCTCATGGTTACGTTGTTGAGATCTCCAACACAACACAGCTCCACATCAccagcctcctcctccaccagtcAG GATACTCCTACAACAGAAGGTGGCTCTGAGCCAGCCTTTGAGCTGAGTTACATAAGCCCCACCAGCACTAACTCCAGCTCTCCCAAAG agCCCGCAGCAGTCTATCCCATATTTGGTTCTGCCTCTAAAAG GTCAAAGAGCGCAGCTCTGCGACCTCCTGTGTCCTGCAGCACCCCTTCTGGTCCGACAGCATCGCTGCAGACTCCAGCTTCAGCCGTTAAAGAGCGAAGCATTCGCAGGAAGAAAGAGAAGCAGGATGATGACCAGCTCATCATT GATGCTGGTCAGAAACAGTTTGGTGCAACGACCTGCAGCTCATGTGGGATGGTGTACAGCGCAGACAACCCAGACGACAATTTCCAGCACACCCAGTTCCACCAGCGCTTCCTCGACTCCATCAAATTTGTG GGCTGGAAGAAGGAACGGGTGGTGGCTGAGTTCTGGGATGGAAAAATCCTCCTGGTCATGCCAGATGATCCCAAGTATGCCATCAAAAAG GCTGAGGATGTGCGGCGTGTAGCGGACAATGAGCTGGGGTTCCAGCAGGTGGCTCTGAGCAGACCAACTCAGGCTAAAACCTACCTGTTCATCAACACAGAGCGACTGGTGGTAGGATGTCTCGTCGCTGAGCCCATACGACAG GCTTACAGAGTCCTTGAACAGCCAGATCGACACAAGGACATGACAAAGGACGACTTCATGGAGAGACACAGAGCCTGGTGTTGCTCCACTGTCCCAGAACAAGCTCTGTGTGGAATCAGTCGGATCTGGGTCTTCAGCCTGGCCAGGCGACAGGGCATTGCCACCCGCATGCTGGACACAGTGAG GAGTACGTTCATGTACGGCAGTCCCCTAACCAAGGAAGAAATCGCCTTCTCTGATCCGACACCTGACGGCAAACTGTTTGCCACCAAGTACTGCAACACACCAACCTTCCTTGTTTACAACTTTGTTGCATGA